A segment of the Nitrospinota bacterium genome:
CAATCATAATCGGTGGCAGCATCATCATCCCCATGGATAAGAGAACACTGGCTACAATCATATCCAATATCAAAAAAGGGATGTATATCAAAAATCCTATCTGGAAAGCAGTTTTCAATTCACTGATAATAAATGCTGGAATAAGAGTG
Coding sequences within it:
- a CDS encoding flagellar biosynthetic protein FliP; this encodes TLIPAFIISELKTAFQIGFLIYIPFLILDMIVASVLLSMGMMMLPPIMIALPFKLMLFVLVDGWDLIVGSLVRSFA